The following are encoded in a window of Vespula pensylvanica isolate Volc-1 chromosome 2, ASM1446617v1, whole genome shotgun sequence genomic DNA:
- the LOC122637498 gene encoding thioredoxin domain-containing protein 11 isoform X1, which translates to MSSEARETSPLRNADNLRSTIPDSGSNNVAEESSQSSTIEQKLASKMFSYATEIICFILAVLFTALAALHSSPPKISKPPAARPFFNQSSIVLDFYKGHLSAMIERVTDTEFSFVMYYAPWDAESQVVRDEFEKVAEYYYPQIFFTAINCWHPNSECRSQYNKIQSYPVLILYPARDSGIQYRGIRTAPYMIRFLHAFINPIIRITNKEYIKQLLVTYDAVIVGYFNFTGVATSPGYKEFYKSAIRSLEHDPNREMAFAAVTNALSSQSNYGIIKSPAASLFMWNETRNYPNDKEWTSENILNWIISSVHQPTLWLQPPGIKALTFAPYLREGPVLFLFTPRNPLHYENYNYNLIREVGLQYHNCANDLSMKDIIMRLQHKRYTAMSRYIKKSEKCTHLVSENEMKKNEPTISVSVQQWINSSCCAKIFMNKCVLCKKEVLNSVDRKLSVCTSIHEKNAYVCKKIDIFTIPISENTQTEQEFCCNQDHISINLHENMDLKSSEYKILPSDENDRQSPIAIKHALLKENCKRWFAAHRYHEPVFPQDSFEKSNISLLKPLCDINKTFTLVAIDSLHYFHFAEGLGIDVLKKKDKTAAIILDVAQESEYVMQEDFNKNAVIEFINNYTQGFLQRTLRSANSRCFVQKFKTKIKCNQKNTLKICIPDLTSETFLDTILDATKDVVVMYYSPYCAFCSAISYVYLMVAHYLFAMDHLMFVRIDGDNNDLPWEYSMDRFPSILFFPARRKEDSTVFPFSLPINIPNLLNYILANLDGDSRVEALTNICLLNASDPPDKCIVRIRWLCLEIIEQLLHDYRKLRRHLNFIDRRTARNKKKIILLKLEHIRYIHLILGSTIDLAEDQHIVHTIRKRFRKYYRILRLLELDSKIMSNKTKIMRIVQNISTPKGKILKNEL; encoded by the exons ATGTCAAGCGAAGCGCGCGAAACAAGCCCGTTGAGAAATGCTGATAACTTACGCTCAACTATACCGGATTCAGGAAGTAACAACGTGGCTGAAGAATCAAGTCAAAGTTCCACGATAGAACAAAAATTGGCAAGCAAGATGTTTTCTTATGCAAcggaaataatttgtttcattcttGCTGTTCTGTTTACTGCACTAGCTGCGCTTCACAGTTC aCCACCAAAAATATCGAAACCTCCAGCGGCAAGACCATTTTTCAATCAAAGTTCCATTGTTTTAGATTTTTACAAAGGTCATTTAAGTGCTATGATAGAAAGAGTTACAGATACAGAATTTAGTTTTGTTATGTATTATGCTCCATGGGATGCAGAAAGTCAAGTAGTACGGGATGAATTTGAAAAAGTAGCCGAGTATTATTATCCACag atattttttacagCTATTAATTGTTGGCATCCAAATTCAGAATGTAGATCtcaatacaataaaatacaaaGTTATCCAGTTCTTATACTTTATCCGGCAAGAGATTCAGGTATACAGTACAGAGGCATACGCACTGCACCATATATGATTCGATTTCTTCATGCATTTATAAATCCAATTATTAGGAtaacaaataaagaatatataaagcaATTGTTAGTTACTTATGAT GCTGTAATTGTaggttattttaattttactggAGTGGCTACTAGTCCAggatataaagaattttataaatctgcTATAAGATCATTAGAACATGATCCTAATAGAGAAATGGCATTTGCTGCTGTAACAAATGCTTTATCCAGTCAATCCAATTATGGAATTATAAAATCTCCTGCTGCATCTTTATTTATGTGGAATGAAACTCGg AACTATCCAAATGATAAAGAATGGACGtcagaaaatatattgaattggATTATTAGCTCAGTTCATCAACCAACATTATGGCTTCAACCTCCTGGAATCAAAGCTCTAACTTTTGCACCTTATCTTCGAGAAGGAcctgttttgtttttgtttacaCCACGTAATCCTTtacattatgaaaattataattataatctg ATTAGAGAAGTTGGATTACAGTACCATAATTGTGCAAATGATCTTTcaatgaaagatattattatgcGTCTTCAACATAAACGCTATACAGCAATGTCCcgttacattaaaaaaagcgaaaagtgTACCCATCTTGTaagtgaaaatgaaatgaaaaaaaatgaacctACAATTAGCGTTTCTGTTCAACAGTGGATTAATAGTAGCTGTTGTGCaaagatttttatgaataaatgtGTTTTATGCAAAAAAGAAGTACTGAATTCAGTGGATAGGAAATTATCTGTCTGTACTTCTATTCATGAAAAGAATGcttatgtatgtaaaaaaatagatatttttacaattccAATATCAGAAAACACTCAAACTGAACAAGAATTTTGTTGTAATCAAGatcatatttcaataaatttacatgaaaatatGGATTTGAAAAG ttcagagtataaaatattaccgTCTGATGAAAATGATCGACAGTCTCCTATCGCAATAAAACATGCTCTCTTAAAAGAAAACTGTAAAAGATGGTTTGCAGCACATAGATATCATGAGCCAGTTTTTCCTCAagattcttttgaaaaatctaatataagtttattaaaaCCTTTatgcgatataaataaaacattcacTTTGGTAGCAATTGATAGTCTACATTATTTCCATTTTGCAGAAGGTTTGGGAATTgatgttttgaaaaaaaaagataaaactgcTGCTATCATTTTAGATGTTGCT cAAGAAAGTGAATATGTTATGCAAGaagattttaataagaatgctgttattgaatttataaataattatactcaAGGTTTTTTACAACGCACATTACGATCTGCTAACTCACGTTGTTTTGTACAAAAATTTAAAACCAAGATTAAATGTAATCAGAAAAATACgttgaaaatatgtataccaGATTTGACAAGTGAAACATTCTTGGACACTATCTTGGATGCAACtaag GATGTGGTTGTAATGTATTACTCTCCTTATTGCGCATTTTGTAGTGCAATATCTTATGTTTATTTGATGGTAGCACATTATTTGTTTGCAATGGATCATCTTATGTTTGTACGTATAGATGGAGACAATAATGATTTACCATGGGAATATAGCATGGATCGCTTTCcatctattttgtttttcccAGCGAGAAG gaAAGAGGATAGTACAGTATTCCCATTTTCTTTACCTATTAACATTCCaaatttacttaattatatattagcaAATTTAGATGGAGATTCACGTGTTGAAgctttaacaaatatttgtttgttaaATGCTAGTGATCCACCAGACAAATGTATTGTTCGTATTCGTTGGCTGTgtttagaaattattgaacAACTTCTACATGATTATAGAAAACTAAGGCgacatttaaatttcattgatcGAAGAACTgctagaaataagaaaaaaattattttattaaaattagaacatattagatacatacatttaatattGGGATCAACTATTGACCTTGCTGAAGATCAACATATAGTTCATACGATCCgaaaaagatttagaaaatattatagaattctTAGATTATTAGAATTAGATAGTAAAATTATGtccaataaaacaaaaattatgcGAATTGTACAAAATATTAGTACTCCTAAAGGAAAAATACTGAAAAATGAATTGTGA
- the LOC122637498 gene encoding thioredoxin domain-containing protein 11 isoform X2 gives MIERVTDTEFSFVMYYAPWDAESQVVRDEFEKVAEYYYPQIFFTAINCWHPNSECRSQYNKIQSYPVLILYPARDSGIQYRGIRTAPYMIRFLHAFINPIIRITNKEYIKQLLVTYDAVIVGYFNFTGVATSPGYKEFYKSAIRSLEHDPNREMAFAAVTNALSSQSNYGIIKSPAASLFMWNETRNYPNDKEWTSENILNWIISSVHQPTLWLQPPGIKALTFAPYLREGPVLFLFTPRNPLHYENYNYNLIREVGLQYHNCANDLSMKDIIMRLQHKRYTAMSRYIKKSEKCTHLVSENEMKKNEPTISVSVQQWINSSCCAKIFMNKCVLCKKEVLNSVDRKLSVCTSIHEKNAYVCKKIDIFTIPISENTQTEQEFCCNQDHISINLHENMDLKSSEYKILPSDENDRQSPIAIKHALLKENCKRWFAAHRYHEPVFPQDSFEKSNISLLKPLCDINKTFTLVAIDSLHYFHFAEGLGIDVLKKKDKTAAIILDVAQESEYVMQEDFNKNAVIEFINNYTQGFLQRTLRSANSRCFVQKFKTKIKCNQKNTLKICIPDLTSETFLDTILDATKDVVVMYYSPYCAFCSAISYVYLMVAHYLFAMDHLMFVRIDGDNNDLPWEYSMDRFPSILFFPARRKEDSTVFPFSLPINIPNLLNYILANLDGDSRVEALTNICLLNASDPPDKCIVRIRWLCLEIIEQLLHDYRKLRRHLNFIDRRTARNKKKIILLKLEHIRYIHLILGSTIDLAEDQHIVHTIRKRFRKYYRILRLLELDSKIMSNKTKIMRIVQNISTPKGKILKNEL, from the exons ATGATAGAAAGAGTTACAGATACAGAATTTAGTTTTGTTATGTATTATGCTCCATGGGATGCAGAAAGTCAAGTAGTACGGGATGAATTTGAAAAAGTAGCCGAGTATTATTATCCACag atattttttacagCTATTAATTGTTGGCATCCAAATTCAGAATGTAGATCtcaatacaataaaatacaaaGTTATCCAGTTCTTATACTTTATCCGGCAAGAGATTCAGGTATACAGTACAGAGGCATACGCACTGCACCATATATGATTCGATTTCTTCATGCATTTATAAATCCAATTATTAGGAtaacaaataaagaatatataaagcaATTGTTAGTTACTTATGAT GCTGTAATTGTaggttattttaattttactggAGTGGCTACTAGTCCAggatataaagaattttataaatctgcTATAAGATCATTAGAACATGATCCTAATAGAGAAATGGCATTTGCTGCTGTAACAAATGCTTTATCCAGTCAATCCAATTATGGAATTATAAAATCTCCTGCTGCATCTTTATTTATGTGGAATGAAACTCGg AACTATCCAAATGATAAAGAATGGACGtcagaaaatatattgaattggATTATTAGCTCAGTTCATCAACCAACATTATGGCTTCAACCTCCTGGAATCAAAGCTCTAACTTTTGCACCTTATCTTCGAGAAGGAcctgttttgtttttgtttacaCCACGTAATCCTTtacattatgaaaattataattataatctg ATTAGAGAAGTTGGATTACAGTACCATAATTGTGCAAATGATCTTTcaatgaaagatattattatgcGTCTTCAACATAAACGCTATACAGCAATGTCCcgttacattaaaaaaagcgaaaagtgTACCCATCTTGTaagtgaaaatgaaatgaaaaaaaatgaacctACAATTAGCGTTTCTGTTCAACAGTGGATTAATAGTAGCTGTTGTGCaaagatttttatgaataaatgtGTTTTATGCAAAAAAGAAGTACTGAATTCAGTGGATAGGAAATTATCTGTCTGTACTTCTATTCATGAAAAGAATGcttatgtatgtaaaaaaatagatatttttacaattccAATATCAGAAAACACTCAAACTGAACAAGAATTTTGTTGTAATCAAGatcatatttcaataaatttacatgaaaatatGGATTTGAAAAG ttcagagtataaaatattaccgTCTGATGAAAATGATCGACAGTCTCCTATCGCAATAAAACATGCTCTCTTAAAAGAAAACTGTAAAAGATGGTTTGCAGCACATAGATATCATGAGCCAGTTTTTCCTCAagattcttttgaaaaatctaatataagtttattaaaaCCTTTatgcgatataaataaaacattcacTTTGGTAGCAATTGATAGTCTACATTATTTCCATTTTGCAGAAGGTTTGGGAATTgatgttttgaaaaaaaaagataaaactgcTGCTATCATTTTAGATGTTGCT cAAGAAAGTGAATATGTTATGCAAGaagattttaataagaatgctgttattgaatttataaataattatactcaAGGTTTTTTACAACGCACATTACGATCTGCTAACTCACGTTGTTTTGTACAAAAATTTAAAACCAAGATTAAATGTAATCAGAAAAATACgttgaaaatatgtataccaGATTTGACAAGTGAAACATTCTTGGACACTATCTTGGATGCAACtaag GATGTGGTTGTAATGTATTACTCTCCTTATTGCGCATTTTGTAGTGCAATATCTTATGTTTATTTGATGGTAGCACATTATTTGTTTGCAATGGATCATCTTATGTTTGTACGTATAGATGGAGACAATAATGATTTACCATGGGAATATAGCATGGATCGCTTTCcatctattttgtttttcccAGCGAGAAG gaAAGAGGATAGTACAGTATTCCCATTTTCTTTACCTATTAACATTCCaaatttacttaattatatattagcaAATTTAGATGGAGATTCACGTGTTGAAgctttaacaaatatttgtttgttaaATGCTAGTGATCCACCAGACAAATGTATTGTTCGTATTCGTTGGCTGTgtttagaaattattgaacAACTTCTACATGATTATAGAAAACTAAGGCgacatttaaatttcattgatcGAAGAACTgctagaaataagaaaaaaattattttattaaaattagaacatattagatacatacatttaatattGGGATCAACTATTGACCTTGCTGAAGATCAACATATAGTTCATACGATCCgaaaaagatttagaaaatattatagaattctTAGATTATTAGAATTAGATAGTAAAATTATGtccaataaaacaaaaattatgcGAATTGTACAAAATATTAGTACTCCTAAAGGAAAAATACTGAAAAATGAATTGTGA
- the LOC122637501 gene encoding DNA-directed RNA polymerase II subunit RPB7 gives MFYHISLEHEILLHPRYFGPQLLDTVKQKLYTEVEGTCTGKYGFVIAVTTIDNIGAGIIQPGQGFVVYPVKYKAIVFRPFKGEVLDAIVTQVNKVGMFAEIGPLSCFISHHSIPEEMQFCPNVNPPCYKSKEEDVIIQADDEIRLKIVGTRVDATGIFAIGTLMDDYLGLVCN, from the exons atgttttatcat ATATCGTTGGAGCATGAAATCTTATTACATCCAAGATATTTTGGGCCTCAACTACTTGATACAGTAAAACAGAAGCTTTACACAGAAGTAGAAGGAACCTGCACCGGAAA gTATGGCTTTGTTATAGCAGTAACAACAATAGATAATATCGGTGCTGGTATAATTCAACCAGGGCAAGGTTTTGTTGTCTACCCCGTTAAATATAAAGCAATTGTTTTTAGACCATTTAAAGGTGAAGTTTTAGATGCGATTGTAACACAAGTAAACAag GTTGGAATGTTTGCAGAAATAGGACCATTATCTTGTTTCATATCTCATCAT tCTATCCCAGAAGAAATGCAATTTTGTCCCAATGTTAATCCACCTTgttataaatcaaaagaagAG GATGTAATAATTCAAGCCGATGatgaaataagattaaaaatagtTGGAACAAGAGTAGATGCTACTGGTATT TTTGCTATTGGTACATTAATGGATGATTATTTAG gtCTTGTATGTAACTGA
- the LOC122637500 gene encoding uncharacterized protein LOC122637500: MSLCFRTISNKFTSFVNTRKQVTKIDRQLPKNVKSSSFLDEFLGLQTSVDTKINLTDRNLDVFTDVYSFHQNLLPILVKSHQEWEKTLVKNHIKNENEILRIEQSLTDHSRFSNTEPMLINLLLYDITTNCKGTKDKSLARDKSYIANNDIDIFINNNRFFSNKQIIGAIADNNLEQNTILLTNGGNIKAQEASDKQAIKGNEGRPSKKQLEHIFTCLSNDLPNFFVKSLDYTIYSTDIIFINNIKGITTKGMFNYVKQIALVRTIAHLKFAYIKLNVLKITIDPEDDTIKVRWRISGITGLKALFTLWRFKLWKMKEALNDAEVWYDGFSTYYVDVNGKVYKHVIDKLMPDQNQLFEKGKPEVATKLAMFIGLQDFQILNSNEFISKLKYIMLNVK; encoded by the exons atgtctctttgttttcgtactatttcaaataaatttacatcgTTTGTAAATACGAGAAAACAAGTAACGAAAATCGACCGTCAGTTGCCAAAGAACGTGAAATCGTCTTCATTTTTGGATGAG TTTTTAGGATTACAGACTTCGGTGGATACAAAAATAAACTTAACAGATAGGAATTTAGACGTTTTCACAGATGTCTATTCATTCCACCAAAATCTGCTACCTATTTTAGTTAAATCTCATCAGGAATGGGAAAAAACATTGGTCaagaatcatataaaaaatgaaaatgaaattttacgtATAGAGCAGAGTTTGACGGATCATAGCAGATTCTCAAATACAGAACCAATGTTAATCAATTTGTTGTTATATGACATTACCACAAATTGTAAAGGAACAAAAGATAAATCTCTAGCAAGAGATAAATCTTATATCGCAAATAATGATATTgacattttcataaataataatagatttttctctaataaacaaataattggTGCTATTGCGGATAATAATTTGGAGCAAAATACTATTTTACTCACAAATGGTGGAAACATTAAAGCACAAGAAGCTAGTGATAAACAAGCAATTAAAGGCAATGAGGGTAGACCATCGAAAAAACAATTAGAACATATATTTACTTGTCTCAGCAATgat TTACCAAacttttttgttaaatcattGGATTACACTATATATTCaacagatataatatttattaataatattaaaggaaTAACAACAAA GGGTATGTTTAATTACGTTAAACAAATAGCTTTGGTAAGAACAATTGCCCACTTAAAATTTgcatatatcaaattaaatgtattaaaaattactatTGATCCGGAAGATGATACAATAAAAGTACGTTGGCGAATAAGTGGTATTACAGGGCTAAAAGCACTTTTTACATTATGGAGATTTAAATTATGGAAAATGAAGGAAGCTTTAAATGATGCAGAAGT aTGGTATGATGGATTCTCTACATATTATGTGGATGTCAATGGCAAGGTATATAAACATGTAATTGACAAATTAATGCCTGATCAAAATCAACTTTTTGAGAAAGGAAAACCAGAAGTTGCTACAAAACTTGCAATGTTCATAGGGCTTCAGGATTTTCAAATACTAAATagtaatgaatttatttcaaaattgaaatatattatgctTAATGTAAAATGA